Within the Candidatus Methylomirabilis sp. genome, the region CAAGGCGATGCGTACCGTACTGCACGCCATCGCAGCCAGATCGAAGCGTCGGGCCGTCCTGGAGATTCTGGAATAGGTGAATGCCGTCGCCATACCTTGTACTGGGTAGGACTGTCAAGGCTTGGGGGCTGAAGGGAGAAGTGAAAGTACAGCCCTTCGCTGACTCGATCGCGATTGCAGCAGGGTCGGCAACCGTATACCTCAGGGGGGCCGTGGGCGATCTTGCTGAGTATATCGTGGAGCGAGTTCGGCCGACGGCGGGTTCAGCCTGGATCATGCAATTACAGGGCGTACAGACCATTGAACAGGCGGAACGTCTGGTCGACCATGAGGTGCTCATCCCCAGGTCGGCCGCCCCAACGCTTCCAGAGGGAACGTATTACCATGCTGATCTCATCGGCCTTACGGTCGTGACTGAAGAGGGCCGAAAGCTTGGACGGATCGCCGAAATCCTGGAAACGGGCGCCAACGATGTCTATGTGGTCCACGGTGAAGATGAAGATTCGGAATGGCTGCTTCCTGCGACCCGAGAGGTCGTGAGAAGGATCGATCTTACAGGGGAGATCATGCTGGTCCGTCTTCTGAAAGGGATGATCGAAGCTGAGGCAGTATGACATCCTCACACTCTTCCCCGGGTTCTTTCAGGGACCGCTTTCTGAAAGCATCCTCAAGCGAGCCCAGCAGCGCGGTTTCGCACAGATCACGGTCCACGATCTTCGGAGTTATGCTCATGATCGTCATGCCATCGTGGACGATCGACCGTACGGGGGTGGCGCTGGAATGGTGCTTAAACCCGAGCCGATCCTCGAGGCGGTTGCAAACCTCCGTTTGGAGCAAGAGACTCATCTGGTCCTTCTGACCCCCCAGGGCCGTCCGTTTAAACAGGCGATTGCCCAGGAGCTTGTCGAGCACCACCACCTGCTGTTGGTGTGCGGCCGGTACGAGGGGTTTGACGAACGGGTAAGAGCGCTCCTGGCGCCCGATGAGATTTCTATCGGGGACTACGTCCTGACAGGGGGAGAACTACCGGCCCTTGTGCTCCTGGATGCCGTCATCCGGCTGATTCCCGGCGTACTGGGTGATGAAGAGTCGGCCCGGTACGACTCTTTCGTAGACACGTTGCTGGATTTTCCCCACTATACGCGGCCACAAAGCGTTAAGGGGCTTGCGGTCCCGGACGTGCTGCTGTCTGGCGACCATGAGCGGATCAGGCGCTGGCGCCGAAAGGAGGCCTTGCGGCGCACGCAGGTCCGTCGGCCGGATCTCCTACAGCAGGCCGAACTGGACGAAGAGGACCGTCAACTCCTCACGGAGATCGACGCAGAGGAGGAGAACGGTTAAATGGTCTGAGGTGTGATGTGTGCAGTGAGCGTGTTTCGTACCTCGAATTTGGCACGTTGGACTTATTGTATGTCGGAGGCTGAATCATGAATGTTATCAGCAGCGTCGAAGCGGCCTCGCTGAAGGCGCAGATCCCTGACTTTTCGCCTGGCGACACGGTCAGGGTGCAGGTGAAGGTCCTGGAGGGCGATAAGGAAAGATTTCAGGTATTCGAAGGGGTGGTCATCCGTATGCGCGGCGACGGAATTCGTGCGACCTTCACGGTACGTAAGGTCACGTACGGTGTCGGTGTGGAGCGCATCTTCCCCATCCATTCCCCCATGATCGAGAAGATCGAGTGCATAAGACGGGGTCATGTCCGTCGGGCGAAACTCTACTACCTGCGAAAGCTGAAGGGAAAAGCTGCCCGGATCTCAGAGCGCAAGCTGAGGTAGAGGGAATGCCTGCGCTGCGGCATGCAGAGGTGGAGACCCGCCTCCGTGCCGCAGGGCATCACCTTATTGCCGGTGTTGATGAGGTCGGGCGGGGGTCCCTGGCCGGGCCGGTCCTGGCTGCCGCGGTGATCCTTCCGCCGGCTTGTGCGATCGATGGGGTGGATGACTCCAAGGCGCTCAGCGTATGCCGGCGCGAGCGGCTCGACCTGGCGATCAGGGCCGAGGCGGTGGCCGTCGGCTTCGGCGTGGTCCAGGAGGAGGTCATCGATACCCTGAATATCCTCCAGGCAACTATGCTTGCCATGCGGCGTGCCATCGAGGCTTTGAATCCGCCCCCAGATTTCGTCCTGATCGACGGCGATCGATCCCCAGACTGTTCCACCCCCCATCAACTGATCCCCTCGGGAGATCGTCTCTGTTTCTCCATCTCTGCGGCTTCCATCCTTGCAAAGGTTGCTCGGGACCGGATCATGCAGGCATATGACCTGGCCCTCCCGCAATACGGCTTCGGCCGACACAAAGGGTACGGAACCCCGGAACATCTGTCTGCCATTGCGCGATTCGGGGTGAGCCCTATCCACAGGAAGGGCTTCAGGGGTGTCCGGGAATATGTATAACAGGGTCTGCAAATGAAAACCGGGCGGTCGGCTCTGGGAGCGGAAGGAGAGCGTACAGCGAAGGCGTATCTGCAGGCCAAAGGATTCCGGATCCTCCACGAGAACTATTCGACCCCGCTCGGCGAGATCGACCTGATCGCGCAGGACGGTGGCGAGGTGGTTTTCGTGGAGGTGAAGGCCCGTACGTCAGGTGAGTTCGGTCCGCCGCAGGCCTCGGTCACACGTCGGAAGCAGCACCAGATCGTCAGGGTGGCGAAGCTCTACTTGCAGCGGCAGAGGCTCAGCGAGACGGCTTGTCGCTTCGACGTCGTAGCGGTAACATTTGCAGGGGGCCAGTCGGGACAGCCCGAGATCCTCCTGATCCGGGACGCCTTCGGCAGCGAGGGGACCACCCTCTTTTGATGGAGTGACAATGCTGGCCAAGGTGTTATCCAGCGCGGCGTTGGGAGTCGAGGCCTACCTGGTCGACGTAGAGGTTGACATCGCTCAGGGCCTGCCCAACTTTAACACCGTCGGGCTGCCGGATGCAGCGGTCAAGGAGAGCCGCGATCGGGTGAGGGCAGCCATCAAGAACTGCGGGTTCGACTTTCCCTCCAGACGGATCACAGTAAATCTGGCGCCGGCCGATATCAAGAAGGAAGGCGCCTGTTTCGACCTCCCCATCGCCTGCGCTATCCTGGCGGCGATGGGCCTGATCAAGCCGGACCGACTCCAGAGCCATCTGCTCCTAGGCGAGTTGGCGCTGGACGGCGGTGTCCGAGGGGTCAACGGCGCCCTGCCGATGGCGGTCGCAGCCGCACGTCACCGACTTGCCGGGATGATCCTGCCTGCAGAGAACGCCCCAGAGGCGGCCGTGGTGGAAGGGATCCAGGTCTATGGTGTCGAGACGCTTCCGCAGGTCGTGGAGTTTCTGAACGGCGTACAGCAGGTGCCGCCCACGCACATCAACCTCCAGGATGTCTTCGCGCAGCACGCCAGCTACGGCGTCGATCTGGCCGACGTAAAAG harbors:
- the trmD gene encoding tRNA (guanosine(37)-N1)-methyltransferase TrmD; amino-acid sequence: MRQYDILTLFPGFFQGPLSESILKRAQQRGFAQITVHDLRSYAHDRHAIVDDRPYGGGAGMVLKPEPILEAVANLRLEQETHLVLLTPQGRPFKQAIAQELVEHHHLLLVCGRYEGFDERVRALLAPDEISIGDYVLTGGELPALVLLDAVIRLIPGVLGDEESARYDSFVDTLLDFPHYTRPQSVKGLAVPDVLLSGDHERIRRWRRKEALRRTQVRRPDLLQQAELDEEDRQLLTEIDAEEENG
- a CDS encoding YraN family protein, with the translated sequence MKTGRSALGAEGERTAKAYLQAKGFRILHENYSTPLGEIDLIAQDGGEVVFVEVKARTSGEFGPPQASVTRRKQHQIVRVAKLYLQRQRLSETACRFDVVAVTFAGGQSGQPEILLIRDAFGSEGTTLF
- a CDS encoding ribonuclease HII, whose amino-acid sequence is MPALRHAEVETRLRAAGHHLIAGVDEVGRGSLAGPVLAAAVILPPACAIDGVDDSKALSVCRRERLDLAIRAEAVAVGFGVVQEEVIDTLNILQATMLAMRRAIEALNPPPDFVLIDGDRSPDCSTPHQLIPSGDRLCFSISAASILAKVARDRIMQAYDLALPQYGFGRHKGYGTPEHLSAIARFGVSPIHRKGFRGVREYV
- the rimM gene encoding ribosome maturation factor RimM (Essential for efficient processing of 16S rRNA), encoding MPSPYLVLGRTVKAWGLKGEVKVQPFADSIAIAAGSATVYLRGAVGDLAEYIVERVRPTAGSAWIMQLQGVQTIEQAERLVDHEVLIPRSAAPTLPEGTYYHADLIGLTVVTEEGRKLGRIAEILETGANDVYVVHGEDEDSEWLLPATREVVRRIDLTGEIMLVRLLKGMIEAEAV
- the rplS gene encoding 50S ribosomal protein L19, with translation MNVISSVEAASLKAQIPDFSPGDTVRVQVKVLEGDKERFQVFEGVVIRMRGDGIRATFTVRKVTYGVGVERIFPIHSPMIEKIECIRRGHVRRAKLYYLRKLKGKAARISERKLR